One Corynebacterium yudongzhengii DNA window includes the following coding sequences:
- the pth gene encoding aminoacyl-tRNA hydrolase has translation MGFVFRLPDILRRVFHRSSEQSSHSAAALPEEASWLIVGLGNPGPQYELTRHNVGFLAADRLAGEFSAVPGFQAEAAATEEAVVIKPQTFMNLSGEAVRAVVEKYGIAPEHVVVIHDELDLPAGTVRLKKGGNENGHNGLKSITQHLGTRDYVRVRIGISRPPKGMKVPDYVLSPLGNEKERFEQAFENAAEGAHLVVTEGLSRAQNQIHGRRK, from the coding sequence CTGGGGTTTGTGTTTCGACTTCCGGATATTCTGCGCCGTGTTTTCCACCGTTCATCCGAGCAGTCTTCCCACTCGGCTGCGGCTTTACCCGAGGAGGCGTCGTGGCTAATTGTGGGCTTGGGCAATCCAGGACCCCAGTATGAGTTGACGCGTCATAACGTGGGTTTTCTCGCGGCCGACCGGCTGGCCGGCGAGTTTTCTGCCGTGCCGGGATTTCAGGCCGAGGCGGCCGCAACGGAGGAAGCCGTGGTGATTAAGCCACAGACGTTTATGAACCTCTCGGGCGAGGCGGTGCGGGCGGTCGTCGAGAAGTACGGCATCGCCCCGGAGCACGTGGTGGTCATCCACGACGAGCTGGACCTGCCCGCCGGGACCGTGCGACTGAAGAAGGGCGGCAATGAAAACGGACATAACGGGTTGAAGTCGATTACGCAGCACCTCGGCACGCGGGATTATGTGCGGGTGCGCATTGGCATCTCCCGGCCACCTAAGGGGATGAAGGTTCCCGACTACGTCCTCTCCCCGCTGGGCAATGAGAAGGAACGCTTCGAGCAGGCCTTCGAGAACGCGGCGGAAGGTGCCCATCTCGTAGTTACGGAGGGCTTATCGAGAGCTCAGAATCAGATTCACGGACGCCGTAAATGA
- a CDS encoding NADPH-dependent FMN reductase, with protein sequence MTESTIGVFVGSVREGRAGEQVRDWIVEAAKERDIEYRVIDLVDHVLPLMSAAIPPAAANKTYDDEHVTRFSQAIDECDGFLFVTPEYNHSVPGPMKNAFDSLGGEWVGKPVAFVSYGAEGGVRAVEAWRPAVANLYMPQARAQIALRLATDFGDNGLEPEAHQGEQLTKTLDELEKLVGNH encoded by the coding sequence ATGACGGAGTCGACCATCGGAGTTTTCGTCGGCAGCGTGCGCGAAGGCCGCGCCGGTGAGCAGGTACGCGACTGGATCGTCGAGGCCGCCAAGGAGCGCGATATTGAATACCGCGTGATTGACCTCGTGGATCACGTCCTGCCGCTGATGTCGGCGGCGATCCCGCCGGCAGCCGCGAACAAGACCTACGACGACGAGCACGTCACCCGCTTCTCCCAGGCGATCGACGAGTGCGACGGCTTCTTGTTCGTCACCCCGGAGTACAACCACAGTGTTCCAGGCCCGATGAAGAACGCGTTTGACTCACTCGGCGGCGAGTGGGTGGGCAAGCCCGTCGCCTTTGTCAGCTATGGCGCAGAGGGCGGCGTGCGCGCGGTGGAGGCGTGGCGGCCGGCCGTCGCCAACCTGTACATGCCGCAGGCCCGTGCGCAGATCGCCCTGCGTTTGGCCACTGACTTCGGTGACAACGGGCTCGAGCCCGAGGCGCACCAGGGCGAGCAGCTCACCAAGACGCTCGACGAGCTGGAAAAGCTGGTCGGTAACCACTAG
- a CDS encoding PepSY domain-containing protein has protein sequence MLNRKLTMTAVAAAAGFALVACGGQDNAPAQNEQSNQQTNEQSQPQDQNQDQTQDQSQDQSSAETLSQDEAEQIALDDAGVTREDVTQWDRSELDQDDGVQMWEIEFDVNQSEYEYDIDAVSGDILQKDFDN, from the coding sequence ATGCTCAACCGCAAGCTCACTATGACCGCTGTCGCCGCGGCCGCTGGCTTCGCGCTCGTCGCCTGCGGGGGCCAGGACAACGCCCCGGCACAGAATGAGCAGTCCAACCAGCAGACCAACGAGCAGAGCCAGCCCCAGGATCAGAACCAGGACCAGACGCAGGATCAGAGCCAGGACCAGAGCTCTGCCGAGACCCTCAGCCAGGACGAGGCTGAGCAGATCGCCCTGGACGATGCCGGTGTGACCCGCGAGGATGTCACCCAGTGGGATCGCTCCGAGCTCGACCAGGATGACGGAGTCCAGATGTGGGAGATCGAGTTCGACGTCAACCAGTCTGAGTACGAGTACGACATCGACGCTGTCTCCGGCGACATCCTGCAGAAGGACTTCGATAATTAA
- a CDS encoding peptide chain release factor 3 codes for MSTATEAARRRTFAVIAHPDAGKSTLTEALALHAHIITEAGATHGKAGRKSTVSDWMDMEKDRGISIASSALQFEYQPDGHEGEPYMINLVDTPGHSDFSEDTYRVLSAVDAAVMLIDAAKGLEPQTLKLFRVCKARGLPIITVINKWDRVGREPLELVDEIVTEIGLQPTPLYWPVGEAGDFRGLAHVDDDGEVDSYIHFERTAGGATIAGEEHYTPDEAAEREEDAWETAVEEAELLAADGALHDEELFESCESSPLIFASAMLNFGVHQILDTLCAIAPPPRPREADPKAVEASTTAMDTERALDSEFSGVVFKVQAGMDRKHRDTLAFMRVVSGEFERGMQVTHAQSGRSFSTKYALTVFGRTRDTVEIAYPGDIIGLVNAGALAPGDTIYAGRKIQFPPMPQFAPEHFRVLRAQSLGKYKQFRKALEQLDAEGVVQILRNDARGDANPVMAAVGPMQFDVMQARMEVEYNVETVTEPIPYSVARRTDADSAAELGRQRGVEIFTRTDGELIALFGDKWKLAFIERENPDLTIEPLIAD; via the coding sequence ATGAGCACCGCCACCGAAGCCGCCCGCCGCCGCACCTTCGCCGTCATCGCCCACCCGGATGCCGGTAAGTCCACCCTGACGGAGGCGTTGGCGCTGCACGCCCACATCATCACCGAGGCGGGCGCCACGCACGGCAAGGCGGGCCGGAAATCGACGGTCTCGGACTGGATGGACATGGAGAAAGACCGCGGCATCTCCATCGCGTCCTCGGCGCTGCAGTTCGAGTACCAGCCAGACGGCCACGAGGGTGAGCCGTACATGATTAACCTCGTCGATACCCCGGGCCACTCCGACTTCTCCGAGGACACCTACCGCGTGCTCTCGGCGGTGGATGCGGCGGTCATGCTTATCGACGCCGCCAAGGGCCTCGAGCCGCAAACGCTGAAGCTGTTCCGCGTGTGCAAGGCGCGCGGTCTGCCGATTATCACGGTGATCAACAAGTGGGACCGCGTCGGCCGGGAGCCGCTGGAGCTGGTCGACGAGATCGTCACCGAGATCGGCCTCCAGCCCACCCCGCTGTACTGGCCGGTCGGTGAGGCTGGCGATTTCCGGGGCCTCGCGCATGTCGATGACGACGGCGAGGTCGACAGCTACATACACTTCGAGCGCACCGCCGGCGGCGCCACCATCGCCGGGGAGGAGCACTACACCCCCGACGAGGCCGCCGAGCGCGAGGAAGATGCGTGGGAGACCGCCGTCGAGGAGGCCGAGTTGCTCGCCGCCGATGGAGCGCTGCACGACGAGGAGCTCTTCGAAAGCTGCGAGTCCTCCCCGCTAATCTTCGCCTCCGCGATGCTCAACTTCGGCGTGCACCAGATCCTGGATACCTTGTGTGCCATCGCCCCGCCGCCGCGCCCGCGGGAGGCGGACCCGAAGGCCGTCGAGGCCTCTACCACCGCCATGGATACCGAGCGCGCCCTCGACTCCGAGTTCTCCGGCGTGGTGTTCAAGGTGCAGGCGGGCATGGACCGTAAGCACCGCGACACGCTGGCGTTCATGCGCGTGGTCTCCGGCGAGTTCGAGCGCGGCATGCAGGTCACGCACGCGCAGTCGGGACGCAGCTTCTCGACGAAATACGCCCTCACCGTCTTCGGCCGCACCCGCGACACCGTCGAGATCGCATACCCCGGCGACATCATTGGCCTCGTCAACGCGGGCGCCTTAGCCCCGGGCGATACGATCTACGCCGGCCGCAAAATCCAGTTCCCGCCCATGCCGCAGTTCGCGCCCGAGCACTTCCGGGTGCTGCGCGCGCAGTCGCTGGGTAAGTACAAGCAGTTCCGCAAGGCCCTCGAGCAGCTGGATGCCGAAGGCGTCGTGCAGATTTTGCGTAACGACGCCCGCGGCGACGCCAACCCCGTCATGGCGGCGGTCGGCCCGATGCAGTTCGACGTCATGCAGGCCCGCATGGAGGTCGAGTACAACGTCGAGACCGTCACCGAACCGATCCCCTACTCCGTGGCCCGGCGTACGGATGCCGATTCGGCCGCGGAGCTGGGGCGTCAGCGCGGCGTCGAGATCTTCACGCGTACCGACGGCGAGCTCATCGCCCTCTTCGGCGACAAGTGGAAGCTCGCCTTCATCGAGCGCGAAAACCCCGATCTCACCATCGAACCGCTGATCGCGGACTAA